A stretch of the Thiomicrospira pelophila DSM 1534 genome encodes the following:
- the rnd gene encoding ribonuclease D, producing MNHQTIISHNALDEFCKHLSHQTWFAIDTEFVRQDTYYAELSLIQIFSEQGDLALIDPLALKDMAPLWTLLANPAVTKVFHSARQDIEILFQVGGLMPQNVFDTQIAGVFLGYGDMAGFARVIENELKVSLDKDQTRTNWHQRPLTDKQVQYALDDVRYLAPLYQAMQQQLTTEQKQALNWDFEQLLNVSLYQIDPDQAWLKLKGTQNFSPKQLGITKALAAWREQTAIQLNQPRKWIINDDVILSLAKRPVRALEGLYKVPDLNAGQVRQFGEAILQQLDWAFKHEKAWPNKPLKPEPAQPQEDTQVQLAMSYANQVALNTGVNLNNLTQRRDILCLLRKQPSMLDQGWRALLLGEPLKQLFNHQACLCVEAGQIKLLGI from the coding sequence ATGAATCATCAAACCATTATCAGCCACAACGCCCTAGACGAATTTTGCAAACATTTAAGCCACCAGACCTGGTTTGCGATTGATACCGAATTTGTGCGTCAAGATACTTATTATGCCGAGTTAAGCTTAATTCAAATTTTTTCTGAGCAAGGCGACCTAGCTTTAATTGACCCATTAGCGCTAAAAGACATGGCCCCTCTTTGGACATTACTGGCGAACCCAGCGGTCACCAAGGTCTTCCATTCTGCACGCCAAGACATTGAAATCTTGTTTCAAGTAGGCGGCTTAATGCCGCAAAATGTTTTTGACACGCAAATCGCCGGGGTTTTTTTGGGTTATGGCGATATGGCAGGCTTTGCTCGTGTGATTGAAAATGAGTTAAAGGTGTCTTTAGATAAAGATCAAACCCGCACCAACTGGCATCAACGACCACTTACGGATAAACAAGTTCAATACGCGCTGGACGATGTGCGTTATTTAGCGCCGCTGTATCAAGCTATGCAACAGCAATTAACCACCGAGCAAAAACAGGCGCTAAACTGGGATTTTGAGCAATTATTGAATGTCTCACTCTACCAAATCGACCCTGACCAGGCCTGGTTAAAGTTAAAAGGCACCCAAAATTTCAGCCCCAAACAATTGGGCATTACGAAAGCCCTGGCCGCTTGGCGCGAACAGACCGCGATACAACTTAACCAGCCTCGTAAATGGATCATTAACGATGATGTCATTCTTAGTTTGGCCAAGCGCCCAGTGCGTGCGCTGGAGGGATTATATAAAGTTCCGGACCTGAATGCCGGCCAAGTTCGACAGTTTGGCGAAGCCATTCTGCAACAGTTGGATTGGGCATTTAAACACGAAAAAGCTTGGCCGAATAAGCCACTTAAACCCGAGCCAGCGCAACCTCAAGAAGACACACAAGTTCAGCTGGCCATGAGTTATGCGAATCAGGTCGCGCTAAATACCGGAGTTAATTTGAACAACTTAACTCAGCGTCGCGATATCCTTTGCTTGTTACGTAAACAGCCCAGTATGCTTGATCAGGGTTGGCGTGCGCTTCTACTCGGTGAACCACTTAAACAACTATTCAACCACCAGGCCTGCTTGTGTGTAGAGGCCGGTCAGATTAAATTGCTGGGCATTTAA
- a CDS encoding 6-phosphofructokinase → MTSPAKNVLYAQAGGVSAVINASAAGVIETAKQHPEKFGKVYAAINGIKGVLEEELIDLDQLGHADLERLKTQPGAAFKSCRFDLESEQERPDQYERVLDIFMTYEIGYFFYNGGNGSMLTAQKVADYCRRHGHPVICIGVAKTIDNDIALSHCSPGFGSAAKYLATSFLEAVLDIHSMHQTSTQFFVMETMGRNVGWLSLAPGLVQEVIDDLPIIILPAERPFKQKAFLDEVKRLIECHGYCVCSVSEGIRNEDGSFISVEGEEHAHGQTYTQLGGVSEKIGHLVAQHLGVKTHSANPDYLQRSASHLVSLTDWKMAYQAGSEAVQSALRGEHGTLPVIEVTSNTPFKWRFKSVDLQAVAELEKSVPDEFIREDGMGITQAALDYLRPLIQGEHSVAFKNGLPDVAPIKLTAVNKQRPNFN, encoded by the coding sequence ATGACCAGCCCTGCAAAAAATGTACTTTACGCCCAAGCCGGCGGCGTCTCCGCTGTGATTAATGCCAGCGCCGCTGGTGTCATTGAAACCGCAAAACAACACCCAGAAAAATTTGGTAAAGTTTATGCGGCAATCAACGGTATCAAAGGCGTGTTAGAAGAAGAATTGATCGACTTGGATCAGCTTGGCCACGCTGACCTAGAACGCTTAAAAACCCAACCGGGTGCGGCCTTTAAATCTTGCCGTTTTGATCTTGAGTCCGAACAGGAACGTCCCGATCAATATGAGCGCGTACTCGATATTTTTATGACCTATGAAATCGGTTACTTTTTTTATAACGGCGGCAATGGCTCGATGCTCACCGCCCAAAAAGTAGCGGATTATTGCCGTCGACATGGCCATCCGGTGATTTGCATCGGCGTCGCTAAAACCATTGATAATGATATTGCATTATCCCATTGCAGCCCCGGGTTTGGCAGTGCGGCTAAATATCTCGCCACCAGCTTTTTAGAGGCGGTGTTGGACATTCATTCCATGCACCAAACCTCCACCCAGTTTTTTGTTATGGAAACCATGGGGCGCAATGTGGGTTGGCTCTCGCTCGCACCAGGCCTGGTGCAAGAGGTAATAGACGATTTGCCCATCATTATTTTGCCTGCCGAACGCCCCTTCAAGCAAAAAGCTTTTTTGGATGAAGTAAAACGCCTTATCGAATGTCACGGTTATTGTGTTTGTTCGGTATCAGAAGGTATCAGAAATGAAGATGGTAGCTTTATTTCGGTGGAAGGCGAAGAACACGCCCATGGTCAAACCTATACCCAGCTGGGTGGGGTGAGTGAAAAAATTGGTCATTTGGTCGCCCAACATTTAGGCGTCAAAACTCACAGCGCTAATCCAGATTATTTACAACGCTCCGCGAGCCATTTAGTTTCCCTAACCGATTGGAAAATGGCCTACCAGGCTGGATCGGAAGCCGTTCAGTCCGCTTTGCGTGGTGAACATGGGACGTTACCGGTGATTGAAGTAACTTCCAACACACCGTTTAAATGGCGCTTTAAAAGCGTCGATTTACAAGCGGTTGCCGAACTAGAAAAGTCTGTACCCGATGAATTTATACGTGAGGATGGTATGGGGATTACTCAAGCAGCACTAGATTATTTACGCCCTCTTATTCAAGGAGAACACTCGGTTGCTTTTAAAAACGGCTTGCCGGATGTTGCGCCAATCAAATTGACGGCGGTTAATAAACAACGGCCTAATTTCAACTAA
- a CDS encoding LPP20 family lipoprotein, with the protein MKKQMLIGVGLASVLVLSGCETTQPQPQEVVSYSSTTYQGNKPVTKVDYALRPESHNLNQAEKGYLLPNRPRIEEASVSTPAPAAQPVAQQPMPVVQQQPTEVKQVEVAVQKPAPQPQQNPQQEQQMEQLQQQVQQLLQQQEMQKQVQQASPAPVIVKQRPRQERIKITGVGYGAQSTYEGFTDGQKRLMAIRASKLDAYRSLAEQLYGIKIDSNTSVATMTAQSDSFRARVNAVVKGARIVSITPMSDNNYETVLEVFVDRRFFEDVFVYSGNQQDVVLEPLETCTLGFNCYEAANYR; encoded by the coding sequence ATGAAAAAGCAGATGTTAATTGGTGTGGGATTAGCCAGTGTATTAGTGTTATCTGGTTGCGAAACCACTCAGCCTCAACCTCAGGAAGTGGTAAGTTATTCAAGTACCACCTATCAAGGTAACAAGCCTGTCACGAAGGTGGATTACGCACTTCGTCCAGAAAGTCATAATTTGAATCAAGCTGAGAAGGGATATTTGCTACCAAACAGACCCCGTATCGAAGAAGCTAGCGTTAGTACACCTGCGCCAGCGGCTCAGCCTGTAGCGCAGCAGCCAATGCCGGTTGTGCAGCAGCAGCCAACTGAGGTTAAACAAGTGGAAGTAGCCGTTCAGAAACCGGCTCCACAACCACAACAAAACCCGCAACAAGAGCAGCAGATGGAGCAGTTACAGCAACAGGTACAGCAATTACTCCAGCAGCAAGAGATGCAGAAACAGGTACAGCAAGCAAGCCCAGCCCCGGTTATTGTTAAACAGCGTCCTCGTCAAGAGCGCATTAAAATTACGGGTGTTGGTTATGGCGCACAAAGCACCTATGAAGGTTTTACCGATGGGCAAAAACGTTTAATGGCTATCCGTGCTTCTAAATTAGATGCTTACCGTTCGCTAGCGGAGCAGTTATACGGCATTAAAATTGACAGTAACACCTCGGTGGCGACTATGACCGCTCAAAGTGACAGCTTCCGTGCTCGTGTAAATGCGGTTGTTAAGGGTGCACGTATTGTAAGTATCACGCCAATGTCGGATAATAACTACGAAACAGTACTTGAAGTGTTTGTTGACCGTCGCTTTTTTGAAGATGTATTTGTTTACAGCGGTAACCAGCAAGATGTTGTGTTAGAACCATTGGAAACTTGTACACTTGGATTTAATTGTTACGAGGCAGCAAACTATCGCTAG